A single window of Anopheles moucheti chromosome 2, idAnoMoucSN_F20_07, whole genome shotgun sequence DNA harbors:
- the LOC128309550 gene encoding phosphatidylserine decarboxylase proenzyme, mitochondrial isoform X1 — protein sequence MAVFMPKYRLFSKAVNLKPNPRQWTARWTIVQRSIYGSRQLQQQPNTSSTNHHNHHNHHQQQQQQQHQQQFHHQSTTGKSRSKVYRKWSWKAGAGWTILSVLDWWLLAAGGWLTWRGVFLRWTPIGICMVVAAKWHLHNRELDKKGLPRTAAKWQAKMYCSLPLRVMSRAWGWMADRKVPKPVRPMVYGLYSTTFGVKMEEAATDNFKEYRSLGEFFTRPLKEDARPIDPNTSFVSPCDGRILHFGTASTSQIEQVKGVSYSLEAFLGPPTWTKKEAPEMVEKVKKKPSPDSVLYQCVIYLAPGDYHRFHSPTLWKPELRRHFSGELLSVSPKIAGWIPGLFCLNERAVYIGKWKHGFFSYTAVGATNVGSVEIFMDEKLKTNKWVGLACGSHKKKEYDELEMPNDKYLDKGELVGQFRMGSTIVLIFEAPKEFKFNLFPGQRVKVGERLGTFEGTEETTEDPAEVKRVIETLDVTESTQL from the exons ATGGCTGTGTTTATGCCTAAATATCGATT GTTCTCGAAGGCGGTCAACCTGAAGCCGAACCCTAGACAGTGGACTGCGCGATGGACTATTGTGCAGCGGTCAATCTATGGTAGCAGACAGCTTCAGCAGCAGCCGAATACATCCTCCACAAACCACCACAATCACCataaccaccaccagcagcagcagcagcagcagcatcagcagcagttccACCATCAGTCGACGACAGGTAAATCCCGTAGCAAAGTTTACAGAAAGTGGAGTTGGAAGGCCGGTGCAGGTTGGACTATATTATCGGTTTTGGATTGGTGGTTACTAGCAGCCGGCGGTTGGCTGACTTGGCGCGGTGTATTTCTTCGTTGGACACCGATCGGTATCTGTATGGTGGTGGCAGCAAAGTGGCACCTTCACAATCGTGAACTCGATAAGAAGGGCCTACCGAGGACCGCCGCAAAATGGCAG GCGAAAATGTACTGCTCACTGCCACTGCGCGTCATGAGCCGGGCCTGGGGGTGGATGGCCGATCGAAAGGTTCCCAAACCGGTACGACCCATGGTCTATGGTCTCTACTCGACAACGTTCGGTGTAAAGATGGAGGAAGCCGCCACAGACAACTTCAA AGAGTATCGTAGTTTAGGAGAGTTTTTCACCCGCCCGCTCAAGGAAGATGCTCGTCCAATCGATCCTAATACCAGTTTTGTGTCACCATGTGATGGGAGAATTCTCCACTTCGGTACCGCCAGCACTAGTCAAATCGAGCAG GTCAAAGGAGTGTCTTACAGTTTAGAGGCCTTCCTAGGACCTCCGACATGGACCAAAAAGGAAGCCCcggaaatggtggaaaaggtgaagaaaaagcCCTCACCCGACAGTGTGCTGTATCAGTGCGTCATCTACCTAGCACCGGGAGACTACCATCGATTCCACTCACCCACGTTATGGAAACCGGAGCTACGGAGACACTTTTCCGGTGAGCTGTTGTCGGTTAGTCCAAAAATTGCAGGCTGGATTCCGGGGCTGTTCTGTCTCAATGAAAGGGCCGTCTACATCGGCAAGTGGAAACACGGGTTCTTCAGTTACACCGCTGTGG GAGCTACCAATGTTGGCTCGGTGGAGATTTTCATGGATGAAAAGCTGAAAACTAACAAATGGGTCGGATTAGCATGTGGCAGTCACAAAAAGAAGGAGTACGACGAGTTGGAAATGCCTAATGATAAGTACCTGGATAAGGGTGAACTGGTTGGTCAGTTCCGGATGGGAAGCACCATTGTGTTGATCTTCGAAGCGCCTAAAGAATTTAA ATTTAATCTCTTTCCCGGTCAACGTGTGAAAGTCGGAGAGCGGTTAGGAACGTTCGAAGGTACGGAGGAAACGACGGAAGATCCAGCAGAAGTGAAACGCGTGATCGAAACTTTAGACGTTACGGAATCGACACAATTATAA
- the LOC128299181 gene encoding facilitated trehalose transporter Tret1-like has translation MGKTAYTINGSGTNGTTNGRDDKKVHREDDKERQEVSTFRRILPQILASTAKNFLLLDLGMAVAFPTIVIPALRGIKNRAPDEFLHFTPQQASWFGSIAYICQPVGSVLSGIILEPLGRKRSMILVNIPHIIGWFMLHFAGSLEEMYTAAILLGLGVGFMEAPIVTYVGEICQPSIRGILTSCAGVAVMLGFFMVYLLGTVTTWRTTAAICASIPIATMIAICFVPETPMWLLSKNRADDALKSLQWLRGWVSPKAVEQEFQEMKRYSLQSAKCAICQKSGATTCQHPPLTEWTKLKELTRKRNLRPFVLVMLFFVFGQLSGLTGMRPYLVQIFQAYGVPLDANWATVSTGLLGLIANIVCMVSIKFVGKRRLAITSMAVTALSCISLSIYAFNTFPPGWTSFDNHPGTSHVTSLGYIPMVLFFMLAFFTSVGVLPVPWILLSEVFPFRNRSLACGITAALHYVMSFVTTKTYFNLESAFSLPGVILFYGVMGIIGLGFVYFLLPETEKRTLEDIELYFSDNKRKLTDIYIPRRNRDEEMVAVVSNLAEKAMEKQGIDNVVFTEGDK, from the exons ATGGG TAAAACGGCGTACACTATTAATGGTTCGGGGACGAATGGGACCACCAACGGACGGGATGACAAAAAGGTACACCGCGAGGACGATAAGGAGCGACAGGAAGTGAGTACGTTCCGTCGCATCTTGCCCCAGATACTGGCTAGCACCGCAAAAAATTTCCTTCTCCTCGATCTGGGCATGGCGGTCGCATTTCCGACGATCGTCATTCCGGCACTGAGGGGCATAAAAAACCGTGCACCGGATGAGTTTCTTCACTTTACGCCCCAGCAGGCGTCTTGGTTCG GCAGCATCGCGTACATTTGCCAACCGGTGGGAAGTGTCCTGTCCGGCATCATTCTCGAACCGCTCGGACGAAAGCGTTCAATGATTCTGGTCAACATACCGCACATTATCGGATGGTTTATGTTGCACTTTGCTGGATCGCTCGAGGAAATGTACACAGCGGCGATCCTGCTCGGGCTGGGCGTCGGCTTTATGGAGGCTCCAATTGTAACCTATGTTGGGGAAATTTG CCAACCTTCGATACGGGGAATTCTTACCTCTTGTGCCGGAGTGGCGGTAATGTTGGGATTCTTCATGGTTTATCTATTGGGAACGGTTACCACGTGGCGTACTACAGCGGCCATCTGTGCCTCCATTCCCATCGCTACGATGATCGCGATCTGTTTCGTGCCGGAAACTCCGATGTGGTTGCTGTCGAAGAATCGTGCCGACGATGCGCTCAAATCACTTCAATGGTTGCGGGGCTGGGTATCGCCGAAAGCCGTGGAGCAAGAGTTCCAGGAGATGAAACGCTACAGCCTGCAGTCGGCGAAGTGTGCCATCTGTCAGAAAAGTGGTGCAACCACCTGCCAGCACCCGCCACTGACGGAGTGGACAAAGTTGAAGGAACTTACGCGAAAGCGCAACCTGCGCCCATTCGTGCTTGTGATGCTGTTTTTCGTGTTCGGTCAGCTGAGCGGATTGACCGGCATGAGACCGTATCTGGTGCAGATCTTTCAAGCGTACGGTGTGCCACTGGATGCTAACTGGGCTACCGTTTCGACCGGACTGCTAGGACTAATCGCCAACATTGTGTGCATGGTTAGCATTAAGTTCGTGGGCAAACGAAGGCTCGCCATTACATCGATGGCGGTTACCGCTCTATCCTGCATTTCCCTTTCAATTTACGCGTTCAACACATTCCCACCCGGATGGACGTCGTTCGACAACCACCCGGGCACGAGCCACGTCACATCGCTGGGCTACATTCCGATGGTTCTGTTCTTCATGTTAGCATTCTTCACCAGCGTTGGCGTGCTGCCTGTGCCCTGGATTTTACTCAGCGAAGTCTTTCCATTCAG AAACCGAAGTTTGGCGTGCGGTATTACTGCGGCCCTGCACTATGTCATGTCGTTCGTGACGACGAAGACGTACTTTAATCTCGAGAGCGCATTCTCACTACCCGGTGTGATCCTGTTCTACGGCGTGATGGGCATTATCGGACTCGGGTTCGTGTATTTCTTACTGCCCGAAACGGAGAAACGCACCCTGGAAGACATCGAGCTGTACTTCTCGGACAACAAGCGTAAACTCACCGATATCTACATTCCGCGACGAAACCGCGACGAAGAGATGGTGGCCGTCGTATCGAACCTGGCCGAGAAGGCGATGGAAAAGCAGGGCATAGATAACGTCGTCTTTACGGAGGGCGATAAATAA
- the LOC128309550 gene encoding phosphatidylserine decarboxylase proenzyme, mitochondrial isoform X2, whose translation MAVFMPKYRLFSKAVNLKPNPRQWTARWTIVQRSIYGSRQLQQQPNTSSTNHHNHHNHHQQQQQQQHQQQFHHQSTTAAGGWLTWRGVFLRWTPIGICMVVAAKWHLHNRELDKKGLPRTAAKWQAKMYCSLPLRVMSRAWGWMADRKVPKPVRPMVYGLYSTTFGVKMEEAATDNFKEYRSLGEFFTRPLKEDARPIDPNTSFVSPCDGRILHFGTASTSQIEQVKGVSYSLEAFLGPPTWTKKEAPEMVEKVKKKPSPDSVLYQCVIYLAPGDYHRFHSPTLWKPELRRHFSGELLSVSPKIAGWIPGLFCLNERAVYIGKWKHGFFSYTAVGATNVGSVEIFMDEKLKTNKWVGLACGSHKKKEYDELEMPNDKYLDKGELVGQFRMGSTIVLIFEAPKEFKFNLFPGQRVKVGERLGTFEGTEETTEDPAEVKRVIETLDVTESTQL comes from the exons ATGGCTGTGTTTATGCCTAAATATCGATT GTTCTCGAAGGCGGTCAACCTGAAGCCGAACCCTAGACAGTGGACTGCGCGATGGACTATTGTGCAGCGGTCAATCTATGGTAGCAGACAGCTTCAGCAGCAGCCGAATACATCCTCCACAAACCACCACAATCACCataaccaccaccagcagcagcagcagcagcagcatcagcagcagttccACCATCAGTCGACGACAG CAGCCGGCGGTTGGCTGACTTGGCGCGGTGTATTTCTTCGTTGGACACCGATCGGTATCTGTATGGTGGTGGCAGCAAAGTGGCACCTTCACAATCGTGAACTCGATAAGAAGGGCCTACCGAGGACCGCCGCAAAATGGCAG GCGAAAATGTACTGCTCACTGCCACTGCGCGTCATGAGCCGGGCCTGGGGGTGGATGGCCGATCGAAAGGTTCCCAAACCGGTACGACCCATGGTCTATGGTCTCTACTCGACAACGTTCGGTGTAAAGATGGAGGAAGCCGCCACAGACAACTTCAA AGAGTATCGTAGTTTAGGAGAGTTTTTCACCCGCCCGCTCAAGGAAGATGCTCGTCCAATCGATCCTAATACCAGTTTTGTGTCACCATGTGATGGGAGAATTCTCCACTTCGGTACCGCCAGCACTAGTCAAATCGAGCAG GTCAAAGGAGTGTCTTACAGTTTAGAGGCCTTCCTAGGACCTCCGACATGGACCAAAAAGGAAGCCCcggaaatggtggaaaaggtgaagaaaaagcCCTCACCCGACAGTGTGCTGTATCAGTGCGTCATCTACCTAGCACCGGGAGACTACCATCGATTCCACTCACCCACGTTATGGAAACCGGAGCTACGGAGACACTTTTCCGGTGAGCTGTTGTCGGTTAGTCCAAAAATTGCAGGCTGGATTCCGGGGCTGTTCTGTCTCAATGAAAGGGCCGTCTACATCGGCAAGTGGAAACACGGGTTCTTCAGTTACACCGCTGTGG GAGCTACCAATGTTGGCTCGGTGGAGATTTTCATGGATGAAAAGCTGAAAACTAACAAATGGGTCGGATTAGCATGTGGCAGTCACAAAAAGAAGGAGTACGACGAGTTGGAAATGCCTAATGATAAGTACCTGGATAAGGGTGAACTGGTTGGTCAGTTCCGGATGGGAAGCACCATTGTGTTGATCTTCGAAGCGCCTAAAGAATTTAA ATTTAATCTCTTTCCCGGTCAACGTGTGAAAGTCGGAGAGCGGTTAGGAACGTTCGAAGGTACGGAGGAAACGACGGAAGATCCAGCAGAAGTGAAACGCGTGATCGAAACTTTAGACGTTACGGAATCGACACAATTATAA
- the LOC128309550 gene encoding phosphatidylserine decarboxylase proenzyme, mitochondrial isoform X3, translated as MAVFMPKYRLFSKAVNLKPNPRQWTARWTIVQRSIYGSRQLQQQPNTSSTNHHNHHNHHQQQQQQQHQQQFHHQSTTAGGWLTWRGVFLRWTPIGICMVVAAKWHLHNRELDKKGLPRTAAKWQAKMYCSLPLRVMSRAWGWMADRKVPKPVRPMVYGLYSTTFGVKMEEAATDNFKEYRSLGEFFTRPLKEDARPIDPNTSFVSPCDGRILHFGTASTSQIEQVKGVSYSLEAFLGPPTWTKKEAPEMVEKVKKKPSPDSVLYQCVIYLAPGDYHRFHSPTLWKPELRRHFSGELLSVSPKIAGWIPGLFCLNERAVYIGKWKHGFFSYTAVGATNVGSVEIFMDEKLKTNKWVGLACGSHKKKEYDELEMPNDKYLDKGELVGQFRMGSTIVLIFEAPKEFKFNLFPGQRVKVGERLGTFEGTEETTEDPAEVKRVIETLDVTESTQL; from the exons ATGGCTGTGTTTATGCCTAAATATCGATT GTTCTCGAAGGCGGTCAACCTGAAGCCGAACCCTAGACAGTGGACTGCGCGATGGACTATTGTGCAGCGGTCAATCTATGGTAGCAGACAGCTTCAGCAGCAGCCGAATACATCCTCCACAAACCACCACAATCACCataaccaccaccagcagcagcagcagcagcagcatcagcagcagttccACCATCAGTCGACGACAG CCGGCGGTTGGCTGACTTGGCGCGGTGTATTTCTTCGTTGGACACCGATCGGTATCTGTATGGTGGTGGCAGCAAAGTGGCACCTTCACAATCGTGAACTCGATAAGAAGGGCCTACCGAGGACCGCCGCAAAATGGCAG GCGAAAATGTACTGCTCACTGCCACTGCGCGTCATGAGCCGGGCCTGGGGGTGGATGGCCGATCGAAAGGTTCCCAAACCGGTACGACCCATGGTCTATGGTCTCTACTCGACAACGTTCGGTGTAAAGATGGAGGAAGCCGCCACAGACAACTTCAA AGAGTATCGTAGTTTAGGAGAGTTTTTCACCCGCCCGCTCAAGGAAGATGCTCGTCCAATCGATCCTAATACCAGTTTTGTGTCACCATGTGATGGGAGAATTCTCCACTTCGGTACCGCCAGCACTAGTCAAATCGAGCAG GTCAAAGGAGTGTCTTACAGTTTAGAGGCCTTCCTAGGACCTCCGACATGGACCAAAAAGGAAGCCCcggaaatggtggaaaaggtgaagaaaaagcCCTCACCCGACAGTGTGCTGTATCAGTGCGTCATCTACCTAGCACCGGGAGACTACCATCGATTCCACTCACCCACGTTATGGAAACCGGAGCTACGGAGACACTTTTCCGGTGAGCTGTTGTCGGTTAGTCCAAAAATTGCAGGCTGGATTCCGGGGCTGTTCTGTCTCAATGAAAGGGCCGTCTACATCGGCAAGTGGAAACACGGGTTCTTCAGTTACACCGCTGTGG GAGCTACCAATGTTGGCTCGGTGGAGATTTTCATGGATGAAAAGCTGAAAACTAACAAATGGGTCGGATTAGCATGTGGCAGTCACAAAAAGAAGGAGTACGACGAGTTGGAAATGCCTAATGATAAGTACCTGGATAAGGGTGAACTGGTTGGTCAGTTCCGGATGGGAAGCACCATTGTGTTGATCTTCGAAGCGCCTAAAGAATTTAA ATTTAATCTCTTTCCCGGTCAACGTGTGAAAGTCGGAGAGCGGTTAGGAACGTTCGAAGGTACGGAGGAAACGACGGAAGATCCAGCAGAAGTGAAACGCGTGATCGAAACTTTAGACGTTACGGAATCGACACAATTATAA
- the LOC128306302 gene encoding mediator of RNA polymerase II transcription subunit 29 yields MMNQMGMMMQQQGVGVPGGPGGVGGVGMPGPGGVGVSPGMMQSPQMQQVQQQQVQQQQVQQQQQQQQQQVQQQQVQQQAQPQQHSQSAQQQAQQTEKVDNISKVKVLVGPLRDALSTTIKTAAQLIQQNTLADAGSKTVDLNNAPRFDKHLEEFYSICDQIELNLKTAKLCMQQCTSSQQYLPIPVATSQPPLTETNALTYNQYLEVVKLQIGYAKDIHDTLICAAQNISPSE; encoded by the exons ATGATGAACCAAATGGGGATGATGATGCAGCAGCAGGGTGTCGGTGTTCCCGGTGGTCCGGGCGGTGTGGGTGGCGTTGGTATGCCCGGGCCTGGCGGAGTTGGAGTATCGCCCGGGATGATGCAGTCTCCTCAAATGCAGCaagtgcagcaacagcaagtccagcagcaacaggtccagcaacaacagcagcagcagcagcaacaagtgcaacaacagcaggttCAGCAGCAAGCGCAGCCGCAACAACACAGCCAATCCGCTCAGCAGCAAGCACAACAAACCGAGAAGGTGGACAACATTTCTAAGGTCAAGGTGTTGGTTGGTCCGCTCCGGGATGCCTTGTCAACTACGATCAAAACTGCTGCCCAGCTGATACAACAAAACACGCTCGCCGACGCAGGATC CAAAACGGTTGATCTCAATAATGCACCCCGCTTTGATAAGCATCTGGAAGagttttattcaatttgcGATCAAATAGAGCTGAACTTG AAAACGGCCAAGCTTTGTATGCAGCAGTGCACCTCGTCACAACAGTATCTTCCGATTCCGGTTGCCACGAGCCAGCCGCCGTTGACAGAAACAAATGCGTTAACGTACAACCAATACCTGGAGGTGGTTAAGCTACAGATTGGCTACGCAAAGGACATCCACGACACGCTAATTTGTGCCGCCCAAAACATTTCTCCCAGTGAATGA